One Actinoplanes missouriensis 431 DNA segment encodes these proteins:
- a CDS encoding molybdenum cofactor biosysynthesis protein: MPEIVELLASPVHRFEGRPSDGPAPAPPGELVSEIHVRAGLGITGDRYFNHPAHRDASITVIAGESLPPGAGLARVRRNILVTGIAVDDLVGSVLSLDSGAGPVLLRARRRANPCAWMDVTVGPGAFRALRGKGGIRCVPLNDGVLRVGPVVVAVLEDQAISG, from the coding sequence ATGCCGGAGATCGTGGAGCTGCTCGCCTCGCCCGTGCACCGCTTCGAGGGGCGTCCCTCCGACGGTCCGGCGCCCGCGCCGCCGGGCGAACTCGTCTCCGAGATCCACGTCCGGGCCGGGCTCGGGATCACCGGGGACCGCTACTTCAACCACCCGGCGCACCGCGACGCGAGCATCACGGTCATCGCCGGCGAGTCGCTGCCGCCGGGCGCCGGGCTGGCCCGGGTGCGCCGCAACATCCTGGTCACCGGGATCGCCGTGGACGATCTGGTCGGGTCGGTGCTGAGCCTCGACTCCGGTGCCGGGCCGGTGCTGCTGCGGGCGCGCCGGCGGGCCAACCCCTGCGCGTGGATGGACGTGACGGTCGGCCCGGGCGCGTTCCGGGCGCTGCGCGGCAAGGGCGGGATCCGCTGCGTGCCGCTCAACGACGGAGTGCTGCGGGTCGGGCCGGTGGTTGTCGCCGTCCTCGAGGATCAGGCCATCTCCGGCTGA
- a CDS encoding ArsR/SmtB family transcription factor, with translation MVVGHLSEADADRVFHALADATRRDILTTVIRSGQSVSELARQYPMSFAAVQKHVAVLERAALVSKTRRGREQIVHGEVTALRRVALLLDAYEAIWRHRADRIAGILNDD, from the coding sequence ATGGTTGTAGGTCACCTGTCCGAGGCAGATGCGGATCGCGTCTTCCACGCCCTCGCGGACGCCACCCGGCGGGACATCCTCACCACGGTGATCCGTTCCGGGCAGTCCGTCTCCGAGCTGGCCCGGCAATACCCGATGAGCTTCGCCGCGGTGCAGAAACACGTCGCGGTGCTGGAGCGTGCCGCTCTCGTCAGCAAGACCCGGCGAGGGCGGGAGCAGATCGTGCACGGGGAGGTCACGGCACTGCGCCGGGTGGCTCTCCTGCTCGATGCGTACGAGGCGATCTGGCGGCATCGCGCCGACCGGATCGCCGGCATCCTCAACGACGACTGA
- a CDS encoding SRPBCC family protein, whose product MPVISATKDVDTLTMTFVAEFEATVERVWQIWADPRKLERWWGPPAWPATFERFEFEPGGQARYYMTGPDGTKAHGWWTITAIEAPHRLEFDDGFADENAEPIDPKDAMHDTVTIEAAGDRTRMTTVTSFSSVEQLERMVEIGVEEGMREAQNQIDELLAA is encoded by the coding sequence GTGCCGGTGATCAGCGCTACCAAGGACGTGGACACACTCACCATGACGTTCGTCGCCGAGTTCGAGGCGACGGTGGAGAGGGTCTGGCAGATCTGGGCCGACCCGCGCAAGCTGGAGCGCTGGTGGGGGCCGCCGGCCTGGCCGGCCACCTTCGAGCGGTTCGAGTTCGAGCCGGGCGGGCAGGCGCGCTACTACATGACCGGCCCGGACGGGACGAAGGCCCACGGCTGGTGGACGATCACGGCGATCGAGGCGCCGCACCGTCTGGAGTTCGACGACGGGTTCGCCGACGAGAACGCCGAACCGATCGACCCGAAGGACGCCATGCACGACACGGTCACGATCGAGGCCGCCGGCGACCGGACCCGGATGACCACGGTGACCTCGTTCAGCAGTGTGGAACAGCTGGAACGGATGGTCGAGATCGGCGTGGAGGAGGGCATGCGGGAAGCCCAGAACCAGATCGACGAGCTGCTCGCCGCCTGA
- a CDS encoding methyl-accepting chemotaxis protein, whose amino-acid sequence MTRGLLGLLGSQGDGSPADARERIAELTAALAERDAELERLRADREARAQSAQVDQVRLNQRLRRRAKEAIDSTAAVIGGKLEDVVVQVGAARDSAAATQERVTITNVAAEALVQRAHSADEAATALNASLRQVAGIAGVISRIASQTRLLALNATIEAVRAGAAGSGFAVVADEVKGLADTTADSTEQITSTVAALEADVAQMGETLTAIIRDVGEIEDAMRQLGGIADRQNDIVTQLHQSVDATMAQIGDLSDVAERLERRKHDRLPVRGQVLLTTSGRTITAEAVDLSADGVGCTTPAGSPFTVGDEARAEFAFDGLRGAAEARVARRVVRGDGAVELGLEFLDAPDDLRAAIEDYLARQGAARS is encoded by the coding sequence ATGACGCGCGGCCTGCTGGGGCTCCTCGGTTCGCAGGGTGACGGCTCGCCCGCCGACGCCCGGGAGCGGATCGCCGAGTTGACCGCGGCCCTCGCCGAGCGGGACGCCGAGCTGGAGCGGCTGCGCGCCGACCGGGAGGCCCGGGCGCAGAGCGCTCAGGTCGACCAGGTGCGGCTCAACCAGCGGCTGCGCCGGCGGGCGAAGGAGGCGATCGACAGCACCGCCGCGGTGATCGGCGGGAAGCTGGAGGACGTGGTGGTGCAGGTCGGCGCCGCGCGGGACTCGGCGGCCGCCACCCAGGAGCGGGTGACGATCACGAATGTGGCGGCCGAGGCGCTGGTGCAGCGGGCGCACAGCGCCGACGAGGCGGCCACCGCGCTCAACGCCAGCCTGCGGCAGGTCGCCGGGATCGCCGGCGTGATCTCCCGGATCGCCTCGCAGACCCGGCTGCTCGCGCTGAACGCCACCATCGAGGCGGTCCGGGCCGGTGCGGCCGGCAGCGGGTTCGCCGTGGTCGCCGACGAGGTGAAGGGCCTGGCGGACACGACAGCGGACTCGACCGAGCAGATCACGAGCACCGTCGCGGCGCTGGAGGCGGACGTCGCGCAGATGGGCGAGACGCTCACCGCGATCATCCGGGACGTCGGCGAGATCGAGGACGCGATGCGTCAGCTGGGCGGGATCGCGGACCGGCAGAACGACATCGTGACGCAGCTGCACCAGAGCGTGGACGCCACGATGGCGCAGATCGGCGATCTCTCCGACGTCGCCGAGCGCTTGGAGCGGCGCAAGCACGACCGCCTTCCGGTACGGGGTCAGGTCCTGCTCACCACATCGGGCCGGACGATCACGGCGGAGGCGGTGGATCTCAGCGCCGACGGAGTGGGCTGCACGACGCCGGCCGGGTCGCCGTTCACGGTCGGCGACGAGGCCCGCGCCGAGTTCGCCTTCGACGGCCTCCGGGGGGCCGCCGAGGCACGGGTGGCCCGCCGCGTGGTGCGGGGCGACGGGGCCGTCGAGCTGGGGCTGGAGTTCCTGGACGCGCCGGACGACCTGCGCGCCGCCATCGAGGACTACCTGGCGAGGCAGGGCGCCGCTCGATCGTGA